The Rhopalosiphum maidis isolate BTI-1 chromosome 1, ASM367621v3, whole genome shotgun sequence genome has a segment encoding these proteins:
- the LOC113548461 gene encoding solute carrier family 35 member E2A-like: MTQLPKSVSVTEKRMEDGLHSFRAIAFLVLWYFFSGCTLFLNKYILSYLNGDPTILGAFQMIMTTICGFVQLYLPCGMYKQPIHRSKRPPNFYIHMCLVGCTRFITVLLGLISLNYVAVSFTETIKSSAPIFTVFISKLLLGEQTSILVSLSLVPIMVGLALCSSNEISFNLPGFIAALATNFTECLQNVYSKMLISGDKFKYTPAELQYYTSLASIIIQIPVSLVLVDIKYAVSNTSLYLLLMFILNGVFFHFQSITAYVLMDYISPVTYSVANTVKRAFLIWMSIILFGNSITLLSGLGTVIVIAGVVIYNKVKQYDNNRQSNNEFDKILLTSPFKIRTI; encoded by the exons ATGACTCAGTTGCCTAAATCTGTTAGCGTTACTGAGAAACGAATGGAAGATGGTTTACACTCATTCAGGGCCATCGCATTCTTGGTCTTATGGTATTTTTTCAGTGggtgtacattatttttgaacaagTACATCCTTTCTTATTTAAATGGAGATCCTACAATACTTG gaGCATTTCAAATGATCATGACAACTATTTGTGGTTTTGTCCAACTGTATTTACCATGTGGAATGTACAAACAACCAATACATCGATCAAAAAGACCTCCaaacttttatatacatatgtgcTTAGTTGGTTGTACgcg aTTTATTACAGTACTTTTAGGACTCATTTCACTAAATTATGTAGCAGTAAGTTTTACAGAAACAATTAAAAGTTCAGCTCCaatatttactgtatttatttcaaaattgttattgg gagaACAAACAAGCATTTTGGTAAGCCTATCTTTAGTTCCTATAATGGTTGGCCTGGCATTATGTTCTTCAAATGAAATTTCATTTAACCTACCAGGATTTATTGCTGCCCTTGCAACGAATTTTACTGagtg tttacaaaatgtttactcAAAAATGCTAATTAGTGgcgataaattcaaatatac acctgctgaattacaatattatacaagtttagcatcaattattattcaaattcctGTGTCACTAGTATTAGTTGACATCAAATATGCGGTTTCTAATACTAGTTTATATCTTTTActgatgtttatattaaatggagTGTTTTTCCATTTTCAAAGTATTACAGCCTACGTTCTTATGGATTATATAAGTCCAGTTACCTATAg CGTGGCCAATACTGTTAAACGTGCATTTCTCATATGgatgtcaattattttatttggaaatTCTATTACTCTTTTGAGTGGGCTTGGTACTGTTATAGTTATTGCAGgagttgtaatatataataaagtaaaacagTATGATAATAATCGTCAGTCAAATAAT GAATtcgataaaatactattaaccTCTCCATTCAAAATCCGaacaatttag
- the LOC113548939 gene encoding 28S ribosomal protein S21, mitochondrial — protein MKHLKFISRTVLVRNENVDEACRVLNRIMGSEGFLDQYRRTMFYEKPTQMRRRINYEKCKAIYDEDMKRKINFVLRKNRPEPFPGCY, from the coding sequence atgaaacatttaaaattcatttcgAGGACTGTGTTGGTACGGAATGAAAATGTGGATGAAGCCTGCCGTGTATTGAACCGAATAATGGGCTCTGAAGGTTTCTTGGATCAGTACAGAAGAACaatgttttatgaaaaacCAACACAAATGAGAAGAAGAATTAACTATGAGAAATGTAAAGCAATTTACGATGAAGACATGAAGCGGAAGATTAATTTTGTACTACGCAAAAACCGACCAGAGCCATTTCCTGGATGTTATTAA
- the LOC113561122 gene encoding chromatin-remodeling complex ATPase chain Iswi isoform X2 encodes MDSPDMEIEDDDYEPAKNTKSLGKKDNLNNSKMETSNNSGSEDEISPSKEKDGKVFGVKETDRGKRFDYLLKQTEIFAHFMTANQKKDGSSTASATGNTPKKAKGRPRKPKAETGDSADLRHRQTEQEEDEELLKESLAADKYITQFDESPYYIQNGELRDYQVRGLNWMISLYENGINGILADEMGLGKTLQTISLLGYMKHYRNIPGPHMVIVPKSTLQNWVNEFKKWCPTIRTVCMIGDRDARVKFIRETFIPGDWDVCITSYEMIIRERAVLRKIQWRYLVIDEAHRIKNEKSKLSEIIREFETTNRLLLTGTPLQNNLHELWALLNFLLPDVFNSSDDFDSWFNTNNCLGDNALIERLHAVLRPFLLRRLKSEVEKRLKPKKEVKVYVGLSKLQREWYTKVLMKDIDVVNGAGKVEKMRLQNILMQLRKCSNHPYLFDGAEPGPPYTTDEHIVFNCGKMVVFDKLLKALKEQDSRVLVFSQMTRMMDILEDYMHWKGYNYCRLDGQTPHEDRQRQINEYNEPNSKKFVFILSTRAGGLGINLATADVVIIYDSDWNPQMDLQAMDRAHRIGQKKQVRVFRLITENTVEEKIVERAEVKLRLDKLVIQQGRLIDNQKNTLNKDEMLNMIRHGANHVFQSKDSEITDEDIDTILRKGEEKTEEMKQKLESLGESSLRNFTLDAQTESSLYTFEGEDYREKQKLTGIGNWIEPPKRERKANYAVDAYFREALRTSEPKQPKAPRPPKQPLVQDFQFFPTRLFDLLDQEIYYYRQTVGYKVPKNSELGADAAKIQKEEQKKIDESQPLTEEEQAEKEVLLTKGFTNWNKRDFNQFIKANEKYGRDDIDNISKEVEGKTAEEVREYSAVFWERCNEFQDIDRIMGQIERGESKIQRRASIKRALDAKMTRYRAPFHQLRISYGANKGKNYTEEEDRFLVCMLHKLGFDKENVYEELRAAIRCAPQFRFDWFIKSRTANELQRRCNTLITLIERENQELEEKEREQKKLIKKNLKPAPSPAPVKKKTDKVDKADAGDPKSPVPKKKKK; translated from the exons ATGGATAGTCCTGACATGGAAATTGAAGATGACGATTACGAGCCggctaaaaatacaaaatcactTGGAAAAAAAGACAATTTGAACAACTCGAAAATGGAAACTAGT aaCAATTCTGGATCCGAAGATGAAATATCCCCATCCAAAGAAAAAGATGGAAAAGTTTTTGGAGTTAAA GAAACTGACCGTGGAAAAAGGTTTGACTATCTTCTTAAACAAACAGAAATCTTTGCTCATTTTATGACAGCTAATCAAAAAAAAGATGGATCAAGCACTGCTAGTGCTACTGGAAACACACCAAAAAAAGCTAAGGGTAGACCCCGTAAACCTAAAGCTGAAACTGGAGATTCTGCTGA CCTTCGTCATCGCCAAACAGAACAAGAAGAAGATGAAGAGCTATTAAAAGAGTCATTGGCAGCAGACAAGTACATCACTCAGTTTGATGAATCtccgtattatatacaaaatgggGAATTACGTGATTATCAAGTACGTGGTTTGAATTGGATGATATCGTTGTATGAAAATGGAATTAATGGTATTCTGGCTGATGAAATGGGCCTCGGTAAAACTTTACAAACAATATCACTTTTAGG ATACATGAAgcattatagaaatatacctGGACCTCACATGGTTATTGTTCCTAAATCAACATTACAAAATTGGGTAAATGAATTTAAGAAATGGTGTCCCACAATTCGAACTGTTTGTATGATTGGAGATAGAGACGCGCGG gTTAAATTTATTCGTGAGACATTTATACCTGGAGACTGGGATGTTTGTATTACATCTTATGAAATGATTATTCGTGAGAGAGCTGTATTACGTAAAATTCAATGGAGATATTTAGTAATTGATGAAGctcatagaataaaaaatgaaaaaagtaaaCTTTCCGAAATAATTAGGGAGTTTGAAACTACAAATCGATTATTGTTAACTGGTACACCattgcaaaataatttgcatGAATTGTGGGCACTGTTGAACTTTTTACTGCCAGATGTGTTTAATTCATCAGat gaTTTTGATTCTTGgtttaatacaaacaattgCCTTGGAGATAATGCCTTAATTGAACGACTGCATGct GTATTAAGACCATTTCTTTTAAGAAGATTAAAATCTGAAGTGGAAAAACGTCTAAAACCTAAAAAAGAAGTCAAAGTTTATGTTGGCTTAAGTAAATTACAAAGAGAATg GTATACAAAAGTCTTAATGAAAGATATAGATGTAGTTAATGGTGCTGGCAAAGTAGAGAAAATGAGActacaaaatattcttatgCAACTACGAAAGTGCAGTAATCACCCTTATCTTTTTGATGGTGCTGAACCAGGTCCTCCTTATACTACTGATGAACATATT GTTTTTAACTGTGGAAAAATGGTTGTATTTGATAAGTTATTGAAAGCTTTAAAAGAACAAGATTCCCGTGTACTTGTCTTTAGTCAGATGACTCGTATGATGGATATTTTGGAAGATTATATGCACTGGAAagggtataat TATTGTCGTTTGGATGGTCAAACCCCTCATGAAGATCGCCAACGTCAAATTAATGAGTACAATGAACCGAACAGCAAAAAGTTTGTTTTCATACTTTCTACTCGAGCTGGTGGTTTAGGTATTAATTTAGCTACCGCagatgttgttattatatatgattctGATTGGAATCCTCAAATGGACTTACAAGCAATg gATCGAGCTCATAGAATTGgacaaaaaaaacaagttaGAGTATTCCGTCTTATCACTGAAAATACTGttgaagaaaaaattgttgaaagaGCTGAAGTTAAACTTAGGTTGgataaattagttattcaaCAAGGTCGATTGATAGATAATCAGAAAAATACTCTGAACAAGGATGAAATGTTGAATATGATCAGACATGGTGCAAATCATGTTTTCCAGTCTAAAGATTCTGAAATTACTGATGAAGATATTGATACTATTTTACGGAAAGGCGAAGAAaag acAGAagaaatgaaacaaaaattggAATCTTTAGGAGAATCGTCTTTGAGAAATTTTACATTAGATGCTCAAACAGAATCATCCTTGTATACATTTGAAGGAGAAGACTATAG agaaaaacaaaaattaactgGTATTGGAAATTGGATAGAACCACCTAAACGAGAACGCAAAGCTAATTATGCTGTTGATGCCTATTTTCGTGAAGCACTTAGAACATCTGAACCTAAACAacctaaa gCACCTCGACCACCTAAACAACCATTGGTTCAAGATTTCCAATTCTTTCCTACTCGTTTATTTGATTTACTCGATCAAGAAATTTATTACTACAGACAAACGGTTGGATATAAA GTACCAAAAAATTCAGAATTAGGTGCTGATGCAGCTAAAATACAGAaagaagaacaaaaaaaaatagatgaaTCTCAACCACTTACTGAAGAAGAACAAGCAGAAAAAGaagttttattaacaaaa GGGTTTACAAATTGGAATAAACGTGATTTTAACCAATTTATTAAagctaatgaaaaatatggcAGAGATGacattgataatatatctaaagaaGTAgaag gtaaaaCAGCTGAAGAAGTAAGAGAATACAGTGCTGTGTTTTGGGAAAGATGTAACGAGTTCCAAGATATTGATAGAATTATGGGACAAATAGAACGAGGAGAATCTAAAATACAACGCCGAGCTAGCATTAAAAGAGCTTTGGATGCAAAG ATGACGAGGTATAGGGCTCCATTTCATCAATTGCGCATTTCATATGGAGCAAACAAAGGCAAAAATTATACTGAAGAAGAAGATagatttttagtttgtatGCTTCATAAACTTGGATTTGATAAAGAAAATGTGTATGAAGAATTAAGAGCAGCTATAAG gtGTGCTCCTCAATTTAGATTTGATTGGTTTATTAAAAGTCGTACTGCAAATGAACTACAAAGGCGATGTAATACTTTAATTACACTAATAGAGCGAGAAAATCAAGAATTAGAAGAAAAAGAaagagaacaaaaaaaattgataaaaaaaaatttgaagccAGCTCCATCTCCTGCCCcagttaaaaagaaaacagaTAAAGTTGATAAGGCTGATGCAGGTGATCCTAAGTCACCAgttccaaaaaaaaagaaaaagtaa
- the LOC113561122 gene encoding chromatin-remodeling complex ATPase chain Iswi isoform X1, producing MDSPDMEIEDDDYEPAKNTKSLGKKDNLNNSKMETSNNSGSEDEISPSKEKDGKVFGVKVETDRGKRFDYLLKQTEIFAHFMTANQKKDGSSTASATGNTPKKAKGRPRKPKAETGDSADLRHRQTEQEEDEELLKESLAADKYITQFDESPYYIQNGELRDYQVRGLNWMISLYENGINGILADEMGLGKTLQTISLLGYMKHYRNIPGPHMVIVPKSTLQNWVNEFKKWCPTIRTVCMIGDRDARVKFIRETFIPGDWDVCITSYEMIIRERAVLRKIQWRYLVIDEAHRIKNEKSKLSEIIREFETTNRLLLTGTPLQNNLHELWALLNFLLPDVFNSSDDFDSWFNTNNCLGDNALIERLHAVLRPFLLRRLKSEVEKRLKPKKEVKVYVGLSKLQREWYTKVLMKDIDVVNGAGKVEKMRLQNILMQLRKCSNHPYLFDGAEPGPPYTTDEHIVFNCGKMVVFDKLLKALKEQDSRVLVFSQMTRMMDILEDYMHWKGYNYCRLDGQTPHEDRQRQINEYNEPNSKKFVFILSTRAGGLGINLATADVVIIYDSDWNPQMDLQAMDRAHRIGQKKQVRVFRLITENTVEEKIVERAEVKLRLDKLVIQQGRLIDNQKNTLNKDEMLNMIRHGANHVFQSKDSEITDEDIDTILRKGEEKTEEMKQKLESLGESSLRNFTLDAQTESSLYTFEGEDYREKQKLTGIGNWIEPPKRERKANYAVDAYFREALRTSEPKQPKAPRPPKQPLVQDFQFFPTRLFDLLDQEIYYYRQTVGYKVPKNSELGADAAKIQKEEQKKIDESQPLTEEEQAEKEVLLTKGFTNWNKRDFNQFIKANEKYGRDDIDNISKEVEGKTAEEVREYSAVFWERCNEFQDIDRIMGQIERGESKIQRRASIKRALDAKMTRYRAPFHQLRISYGANKGKNYTEEEDRFLVCMLHKLGFDKENVYEELRAAIRCAPQFRFDWFIKSRTANELQRRCNTLITLIERENQELEEKEREQKKLIKKNLKPAPSPAPVKKKTDKVDKADAGDPKSPVPKKKKK from the exons ATGGATAGTCCTGACATGGAAATTGAAGATGACGATTACGAGCCggctaaaaatacaaaatcactTGGAAAAAAAGACAATTTGAACAACTCGAAAATGGAAACTAGT aaCAATTCTGGATCCGAAGATGAAATATCCCCATCCAAAGAAAAAGATGGAAAAGTTTTTGGAGTTAAAGtg GAAACTGACCGTGGAAAAAGGTTTGACTATCTTCTTAAACAAACAGAAATCTTTGCTCATTTTATGACAGCTAATCAAAAAAAAGATGGATCAAGCACTGCTAGTGCTACTGGAAACACACCAAAAAAAGCTAAGGGTAGACCCCGTAAACCTAAAGCTGAAACTGGAGATTCTGCTGA CCTTCGTCATCGCCAAACAGAACAAGAAGAAGATGAAGAGCTATTAAAAGAGTCATTGGCAGCAGACAAGTACATCACTCAGTTTGATGAATCtccgtattatatacaaaatgggGAATTACGTGATTATCAAGTACGTGGTTTGAATTGGATGATATCGTTGTATGAAAATGGAATTAATGGTATTCTGGCTGATGAAATGGGCCTCGGTAAAACTTTACAAACAATATCACTTTTAGG ATACATGAAgcattatagaaatatacctGGACCTCACATGGTTATTGTTCCTAAATCAACATTACAAAATTGGGTAAATGAATTTAAGAAATGGTGTCCCACAATTCGAACTGTTTGTATGATTGGAGATAGAGACGCGCGG gTTAAATTTATTCGTGAGACATTTATACCTGGAGACTGGGATGTTTGTATTACATCTTATGAAATGATTATTCGTGAGAGAGCTGTATTACGTAAAATTCAATGGAGATATTTAGTAATTGATGAAGctcatagaataaaaaatgaaaaaagtaaaCTTTCCGAAATAATTAGGGAGTTTGAAACTACAAATCGATTATTGTTAACTGGTACACCattgcaaaataatttgcatGAATTGTGGGCACTGTTGAACTTTTTACTGCCAGATGTGTTTAATTCATCAGat gaTTTTGATTCTTGgtttaatacaaacaattgCCTTGGAGATAATGCCTTAATTGAACGACTGCATGct GTATTAAGACCATTTCTTTTAAGAAGATTAAAATCTGAAGTGGAAAAACGTCTAAAACCTAAAAAAGAAGTCAAAGTTTATGTTGGCTTAAGTAAATTACAAAGAGAATg GTATACAAAAGTCTTAATGAAAGATATAGATGTAGTTAATGGTGCTGGCAAAGTAGAGAAAATGAGActacaaaatattcttatgCAACTACGAAAGTGCAGTAATCACCCTTATCTTTTTGATGGTGCTGAACCAGGTCCTCCTTATACTACTGATGAACATATT GTTTTTAACTGTGGAAAAATGGTTGTATTTGATAAGTTATTGAAAGCTTTAAAAGAACAAGATTCCCGTGTACTTGTCTTTAGTCAGATGACTCGTATGATGGATATTTTGGAAGATTATATGCACTGGAAagggtataat TATTGTCGTTTGGATGGTCAAACCCCTCATGAAGATCGCCAACGTCAAATTAATGAGTACAATGAACCGAACAGCAAAAAGTTTGTTTTCATACTTTCTACTCGAGCTGGTGGTTTAGGTATTAATTTAGCTACCGCagatgttgttattatatatgattctGATTGGAATCCTCAAATGGACTTACAAGCAATg gATCGAGCTCATAGAATTGgacaaaaaaaacaagttaGAGTATTCCGTCTTATCACTGAAAATACTGttgaagaaaaaattgttgaaagaGCTGAAGTTAAACTTAGGTTGgataaattagttattcaaCAAGGTCGATTGATAGATAATCAGAAAAATACTCTGAACAAGGATGAAATGTTGAATATGATCAGACATGGTGCAAATCATGTTTTCCAGTCTAAAGATTCTGAAATTACTGATGAAGATATTGATACTATTTTACGGAAAGGCGAAGAAaag acAGAagaaatgaaacaaaaattggAATCTTTAGGAGAATCGTCTTTGAGAAATTTTACATTAGATGCTCAAACAGAATCATCCTTGTATACATTTGAAGGAGAAGACTATAG agaaaaacaaaaattaactgGTATTGGAAATTGGATAGAACCACCTAAACGAGAACGCAAAGCTAATTATGCTGTTGATGCCTATTTTCGTGAAGCACTTAGAACATCTGAACCTAAACAacctaaa gCACCTCGACCACCTAAACAACCATTGGTTCAAGATTTCCAATTCTTTCCTACTCGTTTATTTGATTTACTCGATCAAGAAATTTATTACTACAGACAAACGGTTGGATATAAA GTACCAAAAAATTCAGAATTAGGTGCTGATGCAGCTAAAATACAGAaagaagaacaaaaaaaaatagatgaaTCTCAACCACTTACTGAAGAAGAACAAGCAGAAAAAGaagttttattaacaaaa GGGTTTACAAATTGGAATAAACGTGATTTTAACCAATTTATTAAagctaatgaaaaatatggcAGAGATGacattgataatatatctaaagaaGTAgaag gtaaaaCAGCTGAAGAAGTAAGAGAATACAGTGCTGTGTTTTGGGAAAGATGTAACGAGTTCCAAGATATTGATAGAATTATGGGACAAATAGAACGAGGAGAATCTAAAATACAACGCCGAGCTAGCATTAAAAGAGCTTTGGATGCAAAG ATGACGAGGTATAGGGCTCCATTTCATCAATTGCGCATTTCATATGGAGCAAACAAAGGCAAAAATTATACTGAAGAAGAAGATagatttttagtttgtatGCTTCATAAACTTGGATTTGATAAAGAAAATGTGTATGAAGAATTAAGAGCAGCTATAAG gtGTGCTCCTCAATTTAGATTTGATTGGTTTATTAAAAGTCGTACTGCAAATGAACTACAAAGGCGATGTAATACTTTAATTACACTAATAGAGCGAGAAAATCAAGAATTAGAAGAAAAAGAaagagaacaaaaaaaattgataaaaaaaaatttgaagccAGCTCCATCTCCTGCCCcagttaaaaagaaaacagaTAAAGTTGATAAGGCTGATGCAGGTGATCCTAAGTCACCAgttccaaaaaaaaagaaaaagtaa
- the LOC113561312 gene encoding DNA replication complex GINS protein SLD5 produces the protein MDIDIRELIDDEDDENQEEMTAQKVLQNVERAWLNEKFSPEILPHQTDYVECLLEQIKGMEGNLAKLSKTDPKVDLHKLELERIKFVITSYLRTRLKKIESFCVSVLEEEATRSEEDKYLSPAELQFAKEFALNADNHFDAILRHMPQLYNKLDRNKKIIEPNLNSFVFLKCNKHIDSVIIKNTLEGQEEEIVLEDGSQHLMPYSSVAEFVKNGTVQLI, from the coding sequence ATGGACATTGATATCCGTGAGTTGATAGATGATGAAGATGATGAAAATCAAGAAGAAATGACTGCTCAGAAggttttacaaaatgttgaaCGAGCAtggttaaatgaaaaatttagtcCAGAAATACTGCCACATCAGACCGACTATGTTGAATGTTTGCTAGAACAAATCAAGGGAATGGAAGGAAACCTTGccaaattatcaaaaactgATCCAAAAGTGGACTTGCACAAACTTGAATTAGaacgtattaaatttgtaataactaGCTATTTGCGAACTAGGTTGAAGAAGATAGAAAGTTTTTGCGTGAGTGTGCTTGAAGAAGAAGCCACTCGTTCTGAAGAAGATAAGTATTTATCACCAGCAGAATTGCAATTTGCAAAAGAATTTGCTTTGAATGCTGATAATCATTTTGATGCTATACTCCGGCATATGCCTCAACTATACAACAAATtggatagaaataaaaaaattatcgagcCCAATctaaatagttttgttttcttaaaatgtaacaAGCATATAGACAgtgttatcattaaaaatacattggaaGGCCAAGAAGAAGAAATTGTATTAGAAGATGGTTCTCAGCATTTGATGCCTTATAGCTCTGTAGcagaatttgtaaaaaatggtACTGTTCAAttgatctaa
- the LOC113547969 gene encoding nucleolar complex protein 2 homolog encodes MAPKSVMKKKQIKSKKSTAKTSKVVSKKIEAMSDSNNDSDDESLDAIEFNSESDHDASLSEDDDGNAYDSDDLDEDLEKLKTSDPEFYKYLKECDKKLTNMPEQDNDESFNDDDDDYDEYDVEGIKSEKIHKPPTNLEIGSDESDFDEGPSNNGGDLTVITLSMIETWRQKLQNSKQKLKYITTASKAMTAALQRITANEINKPTCYKVEGSSVFNAVLQMCMFDLQPALLKFLKLPPGTSSKIMISKSKHWKKVKMTLRSYLTDLTRLLTTVSSEDITCVLLKHYHQMIPFLSCLPTIVKPVLKRFVALWSANASETVKVVSFLCILKLANSDLSSYLEMILKAMYVGYISNSKFVTPNALPGINFMRQSLSEMFTISESISYNHAFLYIRQLAIHLRSAVTLKKKENIQSVYNWQYIYSLKLWTDVLCATLNKKQLQTLVYPLIQIIVGCAKLIPTVQYLPLRFHCISMLTKLSKETGKFIPILPHILEVLTIVDFQKKHSKTSMRPMDFTCILRLSKSQLQENVFKDAVIENVHSAFMEYIVIEAHTISFPDIVVPFIIKMKEFLKNCKNINYTRKLRTLLDKVKETSTILSEKRGKSGLLLHDLKGIEAWESDVKLAGTPMSQYYDSWFKINQQQVARKLTNNIALGEFNIPTLKKHKPKENGGGPAELFPSDDEEYEPNFGSSEDEKSEDDVDDDDDNDDEEVEEDDDDDNDEDDEN; translated from the exons atggctCCAAAAAGTGTCAtgaagaaaaaacaaataaaaagcaAGAAATCTACAGCAAAAACTTCAAAAGtggtttctaaaaaaattgaagcaaTGAGCGATAGTAACAATGATTCCGATGATGAATCGTTAGATGCAATTGAATTTAACA GTGAATCTGATCACGATGCAAGTTTAAGTGAGGATGATGATGGTAATGCATATGACAGTGATGATTTGGACGAagatttagaaaaattgaaaacttctGATCCagaattctataaatatttgaaggaATGTGATAAAAAACTGACAAATATGCCCGAACAAGATAACGATGAAAGTtttaatgatgatgatgatgattatGATGAATATGATGTAGAAGGaataaaatcagaaaaaatacataaaccgCCAACTAATTTAGAA attgGAAGTGATGAAAGTGATTTTGATGAAGGACCAAGTAATAATGGAGGAGATTTAACTGTTATTACATTGTCAATGATAGAGACTTGGAGacaaaaacttcaaaattc aaaacaaaaaCTCAAGTACATTACTACTGCATCTAAGGCAATGACAGCAGCACTTCAACGCATAACagcaaatgaaattaataaaccaACATGTTATAAAGTTGAAGGAAGCtctg tatttaatgcaGTACTTCAAATGTGTATGTTTGATTTGCAACCGGCTCTTTTGAAGTTTTTGAAACTTCCTCCTGGTACATCATCAAAAATCATGATTTCTAAGTCAAAGCATTGGAAGAAAGTGAAAATGACTCTACGTTCATATTTAACAGATCTAACTAga CTATTGACAACAGTTTCTAGTGAAGACATTACCTGCGTATTATTAAAGCATTACCACCAAATGATACCATTTTTATCATGTCTTCCAACAATTGTAAAACCTGTTTTGAAAAGATTTGTTGCACTGTGGAGTGCTAATGCAAGTGAAACAGTTAAAGTAGTATCCTTCTTGTGTATTTTGAAGTTGGCTAATAGTGACCTATCATCTTATCTAGAAATGATTTTGAAG gcTATGTATGTAGGGTATATTTCAAATAGCAAATTTGTTACTCCAAATGCCTTACCTGGGATTAACTTCATGAGACAATCATTGTCAGAAATGTTTACTATAAGTGAATCAATATCTTATAATcatgcatttttatatattagacaATTAGCAATTCATCTTCGATCAGctgttactttaaaaaaaaag gaaaaTATACAATCAGTGTATAATTGGCAGTATATATATTCACTTAAATTGTGGACAGATGTTTTGTGTGCTacattaaataagaaacaattgCAAACTTTGGTGTATCCTCTTATTCAA aTTATTGTTGGGTGTGCTAAACTTATACCAACAGTACAATATTTGCCATTAAGGTTTCATTGTATTTCAATGTTAACTAAGCTTAGTAAAGAAACTGGTAAATTTATACCAATTCTACCGCATATTTTAGAG gtgcTTACTATAGTAGATTTTCAAAAGAAACATTCAAAAACATCAATGAGACCAATGGATTTTACTTGCATATTACGTCTATCGAAATCACAATTACAAGAAAACGTATTTAAAGATGCAGTTATAGAAAATGTACATAGTGCTTTTAtggaatatattgtaattgaaGCACATACAATTAGTTTTCCTGATATAGTTGTACcatttattatcaaa atgaaagagtttcttaaaaattgtaaaaatattaattatactcgaAAGTTACGTACTTTGTTGGACAAAGTGAAAGAAACATCAActattttaagtgaaaaacGAGGAAAAAGTGGACTTTTACTTCATGATTTAAAAGGTATTGAAGCATGGGAATCTGATGTTAAGTTAGCTGGTACCCCTATGTctcaatattatgatagttgGTTCAAAATAAATCAGCAACAAGTTGCtagaaaattaacaaataacattgCA cttGGAGAATTCAATATTCCTACCTTAAAGAAACATAAACCAAAAGAAAATGGTGGAGGGCCAGCTGAACTATTTCCTTCTGATGATGAAGAATATGAGCCTAATTTTGG GTCTTCAGAGGATGAAAAGAGTGAAGATGATGTTGATGATGATGACGACAACGATGATGAGGAAGTTGAAGAAGATGATGATGACGACAATGATGAAgatgatgaaaattaa